CCCGAAGGGCGAAGCCGGGCGGAATATCCAAGAGGCTTTGACCATTCGGTTGAAGCCTCTCTTTTTTGTTCACACACGGGATCGCACCGACTGCATTTATCCTCGGCGTGGTTGGGTCCGTTCAGCCCTGCTCCTCCTTTTTCAATGCACCGAGCGCCCGCAGGGCCGCGGTAATCTCTGCGATGGCCTCCTCCTGTTTCAGAAGCTCTTCAATCTCCCCTGCAACCCGGTCCCGGCCCTCTTTCCGACGTTCACGCCCATGGAGGATCGCATTCCGGGTCCCTTCAATCGTCCGCTTCAGGTGCTCGTCTAATTGGGAAACAAACCGACGGAAGGTCCGGTCGATATTCTGCAGGGTCGCCCAGCGGAGGTTCTCCACATTGTGCATCAGAAGGTCCTCCACCTCGGCAAGGATCCGTTTTCGGACCTGTTTGGTAAGGACTGGACGGGGAAGTACCCAGTCGAGCATCCCCGTCGGGATGGAACTTAAACGGTTGCTCCAACGATGGGTTACCCAGTAAGGTTTTCGAACACGGTCGGGGGTCCCCTTCTCTTTCAGCGGGGTATAGGCAAGATCAAAAAGCTCGCAGGCCGTACGGTGGACCGTATCGAGGAGTTCATTCGCCCGGCCCTGGTGCAGGTTGACAAGATCACCGATCCGCTTCTCCATGTCCCGAGACAACTCGCCGAGATGTTTTTCAAAGAACAGCGGAATATTTTTCTCGATCGCCTTCTTCGCCCGTTCCTCCAGACCGGCACGGCTCGGAACATCCGACAGCTCTCTGCTGACCAGAGTATTAAAATAGCTCCGGGCCTCCTCCCGGAGGTCCCCCGACTGTTCCTCCAGAAATTCGACCACCCGTTTCCGGTCCCCGGCCAGCAGGTCCCCCGCCGTCCGGCGCATCCCCTCGGCCTCTTCCACCTGTCGGTTGAAAAGGGCAAGTTTCTCCTCCAGTACCTCGAGGGGGGTCTCAAGGGACCGCCGCCGCAAACGGACGCGCCCCCCCAGGTCGTCCAGCAAGTCCCCCGCCTTTGCAGCAATCGCCTGCCGAAGGATTGCACCCTTTTCCGTTTTCAGGAATCCGGTGAGACAGGTTTCGACCGCTTCCATTCCACTCTCCCTCCATCCCTGTTCGTCGTCGGCGGTCCGGGCCGCAAGACCGTCGCGTCCCGAAACGGGAAAGATCTCGGGAACCTCTTGTATGGAAAGTTGTTTCCGGATCACATCTTTCAGAAAGTTCGCACACCGCTTCCGCTCGTCCGAAGAGAGATAATCGATCTTGTTGAGGATAAAGAAGAGATGTTTCACATGCCCCTGAACGGCTCGGAGAAATTCCACCTCCACCTCCGTAATCGGCGGGTCGGCCGAAACAATAAAAAAGGCGGCATCACACTGGGAAAGAAAGTTGATCGTCGACTCGGTATTGTGACGAAAGGTGGAACCGATCCCGGGGGTATCAATGAGGACGACCCCATGCGAAAGGAGACCCGAGGGATGCTCCACATCCACCTGAGTGACGCCAAGACGATTCTCGGGGTTCCGCTCCTCCGTAACATGGCGTTCCAAAAGTTCAACCAGGGCATCATGGGGACAGCCGACGCACTCTTCCCGCTCCCCGTCCTCAAAGGAGACCCAAACCGACCTTTTCGGACCGTACCGGAGAAAGGTCGGGATCGCGGTCAAGGGAACGACGGCCGTCGGCAGAAGAGGCTCCCCCAGGAGGGCATTCAGGAAAGTGCTTTTCCCCCGTTTGAACTGCCCCAGCACAGCCAGATGGAACCGGTCTCCTTCGAGCCGTTCCCTGAGTTGAGCCAGGCGTTCTTCGTCAGGCAGAAAATCATCCCCCAGTTTTTCTATGAGTTCGGCGGATCGTTCAAAAAGGGTAATAAGGTCAGGGGCTGCAACAGGGGTGACGGACGGGGTTCCTTCATTGAAGGAATCCATAAAAGAACCTCCTCTCCCAGGGGGATTGCGGGAAGGAGGCAGTAAAGACCGTTGCCTTTCTGCAAACTCCCACCCTGATTCAAAACTTCCGAGCAGGAGTCATCAGTCGGGAAAATCCGACATTTTCCGGGCGGACTCCATCGCCTTCTTGAAATTTATATCGTTCAGGCAGGAATCTGTCAAGAATTATTCCGGATGGAATCCCGGGTTAACCCGGGAAGGTCCCGATTTGAACACCGGCGGACCGGCATCAAGAAGCCTTTGCCTGCAAGAGGGGGGGTGAGCAAGGCAGGACCCGCCCGCCAAGCAGATGATCCACTCGCCGCACCAGCAGGCGGATATCATAGGGCTTGTAAAGGATATCAAGGCAACCGTACTTCATAAGCCGCCTTGACGTCACCGGTTCATGGTCGGCCGTAACAAAGATGCTTGGAATCGAGAATCCATCTTTCTGAAGGCGCCGGATCAGATCGTCACCGTCAAGTTTCGGCATATGAATCTCCGAGATCAGAAGATCAAAGGGCAACCCTTCCACTTCCGCCTCGGTAATCATTGACAGGGCTTCCAAACCATCTTGCGCTTCCTGAACCTCGTAGCCCTTCATCCGCAGGGCAAAGGCGATGGTATAACGCACGGCAGGTGCATGATCGGCAACCACTATTTTTCGACTCATTTTCCCCTCCCTCCTTCGAACAGACAGAAAGATCTCACGGTTTTTCAGGATTCGTAACTGCTCAGGTTGCTTCTATTTTCCCGCAGGACAAAGCGTGAGGAGCGCGGACACCTTCGGCGTATTTTTCATACGTTGAGGATTTGAGCACCGCAACACCCCAAGATCCCTTATTCATCAGGGCCGCTGAAAGCGACAAAGATAAACTAAGGCGGGGCACGCCGAAGGCGTAACCAGTCATACGGAAAAAGAGTGGTGACCTGAGTAGTTACCAGGATTCCTCCCAGGTCCCGTTACAGACCTGGCCATGAATGAATCTTTTTTCGGGGAAACCGATATCCCGATGGAGAAACACAACCTTGCCGCAGATCCGGCAATGATAACTCTCTCCATCGTAGAGGAACCCCCCTTCGTTGTTTTCCCGGTTGAAGTAAACCGGACGGTTCCACTGCATCTTCCCGGCACCGCATTTCGGGCAATTCATCATGGCACCTCCTTCCCCTCGCCTGCATTTTTTAAGATTGAAATGAGGAAGATCTTACGAAACAAAAATATTGCAAATTGAATGCCAAAG
This sequence is a window from Deltaproteobacteria bacterium. Protein-coding genes within it:
- a CDS encoding response regulator; its protein translation is MSRKIVVADHAPAVRYTIAFALRMKGYEVQEAQDGLEALSMITEAEVEGLPFDLLISEIHMPKLDGDDLIRRLQKDGFSIPSIFVTADHEPVTSRRLMKYGCLDILYKPYDIRLLVRRVDHLLGGRVLPCSPPLLQAKAS
- a CDS encoding Dynamin family protein — translated: MDSFNEGTPSVTPVAAPDLITLFERSAELIEKLGDDFLPDEERLAQLRERLEGDRFHLAVLGQFKRGKSTFLNALLGEPLLPTAVVPLTAIPTFLRYGPKRSVWVSFEDGEREECVGCPHDALVELLERHVTEERNPENRLGVTQVDVEHPSGLLSHGVVLIDTPGIGSTFRHNTESTINFLSQCDAAFFIVSADPPITEVEVEFLRAVQGHVKHLFFILNKIDYLSSDERKRCANFLKDVIRKQLSIQEVPEIFPVSGRDGLAARTADDEQGWRESGMEAVETCLTGFLKTEKGAILRQAIAAKAGDLLDDLGGRVRLRRRSLETPLEVLEEKLALFNRQVEEAEGMRRTAGDLLAGDRKRVVEFLEEQSGDLREEARSYFNTLVSRELSDVPSRAGLEERAKKAIEKNIPLFFEKHLGELSRDMEKRIGDLVNLHQGRANELLDTVHRTACELFDLAYTPLKEKGTPDRVRKPYWVTHRWSNRLSSIPTGMLDWVLPRPVLTKQVRKRILAEVEDLLMHNVENLRWATLQNIDRTFRRFVSQLDEHLKRTIEGTRNAILHGRERRKEGRDRVAGEIEELLKQEEAIAEITAALRALGALKKEEQG